A genomic region of Glycine max cultivar Williams 82 chromosome 15, Glycine_max_v4.0, whole genome shotgun sequence contains the following coding sequences:
- the LOC100812974 gene encoding protein phosphatase 2C 50, giving the protein MEEITSTVAVPFTLGNLIQKEQAVTTHMEITGLKLRANTSSSLILNPAIESEKHTDIGPQTQIEVSSEAKENPVGAGLVSEMVSQGDNNGLYSESLNQAIKENESLLAKDSQCDRHISQSAAGGKSSPCREESSVLRTNCERNSPITIKVDDNIIDGKSGSTKLPHAREHESDDGSGSDESNKKTFDVRCEMPEKPTCLELSGNTTSTTPLWGCSSVCGRRKEMEDAIAVKPHLFQVTSRMLVDDHVSENTKYSPAHFFGVYDGHGGIQVANYCREHLHSVLLDEIEAAKSSLDGKKEMDNWEEQWKKAFSNCFHKVDDEVGGVGEGNGVSVEPLASETVGSTAVVAILTQTHIIVANCGDSRAVLCRGREALPLSDDHKPNRDDEWERIEAAGGRIIQWNGYRVLGVLAVSRSIGDRYLKPWVIPEPEVKCLQLDKNDECLILASDGLWDVMTNEEACDIARKRILLWHKKNGNNSSSEQGQEGVDPAAQYAAEYLSRLALQRGTKDNISVIVVDLKPQRKIKKKE; this is encoded by the exons ATGGAGGAAATAACTTCGACGGTTGCAGTGCCATTCACACTTGGGAATTTAATACAAAAGGAGCAAGCAGTGACAACCCACATGGAGATAACTGGTCTCAAACTCAGGGCAAATACATCATCATCTTTGATATTAAATCCTGCAATTGAAAGTGAAAAGCACACAGATATTGGGCCACAAACCCAAATTGAAGTGTCTTCAGAGGCAAAGGAGAATCCCGTTGGAGCTGGCCTTGTCTCAGAAATGGTTAGTCAAGGAGACAATAATGGTTTATATTCTGAAAGTCTAAATCAGGCAATAAAAGAGAATGAATCATTGTTAGCTAAGGATTCTCAGTGTGATCGGCATATCTCTCAATCTGCTGCTGGTGGCAAAAGTAGTCCTTGTAGGGAGGAATCTTCTGTTTTGAGGACTAATTGTGAAAGAAATTCACCTATTACCATCAAGGTTGATGATAACATAATTGATGGAAAGTCTGGTTCGACCAAGCTGCCACATGCTAGGGAACATGAAAGTGATGATGGAAGTGGATCAGATGAGTCTAATAAGAAAACATTTGATGTGCGTTGTGAGATGCCTGAGAAGCCAACATGCTTGGAATTGAGTGGTAATACTACTAGTACTACCCCACTTTGGGGTTGCTCATCAGTTTGTGGAAGGAGAAAGGAGATGGAAGATGCTATTGCTGTTAAGCCTCACCTTTTTCAAGTCACTTCAAGGATGTTAGTGGATGATCATGTGAGTGAAAACACAAAATACTCACCAGCCCACTTTTTTGGTGTCTATGATGGACATGGCGGCATTCAG GTTGCCAATTACTGTCGGGAACATCTTCATTCAGTGTTGCTTGATGAGATAGAAGCTGCAAAGTCAAGTTTGGATGGAAAGAAAGAGATGGACAACTGGGAGGAGCAATGGAAAAAAGCATTCTCCAATTGCTTTCACAAAGTGGATGATGAGGTTGGAGGAGTTGGTGAAGGTAATGGTGTTAGTGTTGAACCTCTTGCTTCTGAGACTGTTGGCTCCACTGCTGTAGTTGCCATTTTGACTCAAACACACATAATAGTTGCAAACTGTGGAGATTCAAGAGCTGTCTTGTGTCGCGGAAGAGAAGCATTGCCATTGTCTGATGATCACAAA CCAAATAGAGACGATGAATGGGAAAGGATAGAAGCTGCAGGGGGAAGGATCATACAATGGAATGGGTACCGAGTTCTAGGTGTTTTGGCAGTGTCAAGGTCCATAG GTGACAGGTACTTGAAACCGTGGGTAATTCCAGAGCCAGAAGTGAAGTGTCTCCAATTAGACAAAAACGACGAATGCCTCATTCTGGCCAGTGATGGTTTATGGGATGTCATGACAAACGAAGAAGCCTGTGACATTGCACGAAAGCGAATCCTTCTTTGGCATAAGAAGAATGGCAACAACTCATCATCAGAACAAGGTCAAGAAGGAGTTGATCCTGCAGCTCAGTATGCCGCAGAGTATCTTTCTAGACTTGCCCTCCAAAGAGGAACCAAAGATAACATCTCTGTCATTGTTGTAGACTTGAAGCCTCAgagaaaaatcaagaaaaaagaataa